The following coding sequences lie in one Spirosoma sp. KUDC1026 genomic window:
- the msrB gene encoding peptide-methionine (R)-S-oxide reductase MsrB has translation MNATEKDQLSGHSANPYYSHTDHTHLDVSNAEWKKILPPDLYAVAREQGTERAFTGKYWNTDELGTYYCAVCGNKLFRSDAKFASSCGWPSFFQADRPDSVVYHTDNSYGMRRVEVVCGRCDSHLGHIFNDGPAPTGQRYCMNSVSLDFEPDNSTE, from the coding sequence ATGAATGCAACTGAAAAAGACCAGTTATCTGGCCATAGCGCCAACCCGTACTATTCCCATACCGACCACACCCATCTGGACGTGTCGAATGCCGAGTGGAAGAAAATTCTGCCGCCCGACCTCTATGCCGTCGCGCGGGAGCAGGGCACTGAACGGGCATTTACGGGCAAATACTGGAACACCGACGAACTGGGTACGTATTATTGCGCCGTGTGTGGCAACAAGCTGTTCCGCTCCGACGCCAAGTTTGCCAGTAGCTGCGGGTGGCCCAGCTTTTTCCAGGCCGACCGCCCCGACAGCGTGGTTTACCACACCGACAACTCCTACGGGATGCGCCGGGTGGAAGTGGTTTGTGGCCGCTGCGATTCACACCTGGGCCACATCTTCAACGACGGCCCCGCCCCAACCGGCCAACGCTACTGCATGAACTCGGTCTCCCTCGACTTCGAGCCCGATAACTCGACGGAGTAA
- a CDS encoding helix-turn-helix domain-containing protein, producing the protein MTIFTKVDEQYTIGPGECWFAKRNHLARYVKYRDNGRFDTLSVFFDQPFLKTQQHAIQALTDGADNEALLRIEPTDQLMELVNRHTLPVRIYPHVDATLLTERSTFLDAIIQAHLPCLLRCLTSATRIRLTFNRFILRNFRFNVSLRRFSYIIGRSLTVFKRDFQRVFNESPGRWLLEKRLQEARFLIEVNRQKVSDVYLTVGFEDLSHFSYAFRRRFGQSPRQLGQSVIP; encoded by the coding sequence GTGACTATCTTCACGAAGGTAGACGAACAATATACGATCGGGCCGGGCGAGTGCTGGTTTGCCAAACGGAACCATCTGGCCCGGTACGTAAAATACCGCGACAACGGTCGGTTCGATACGCTCTCGGTTTTCTTCGATCAGCCCTTCCTGAAGACACAACAACACGCCATCCAGGCATTGACTGATGGGGCTGACAATGAGGCTCTGCTGCGTATTGAACCAACCGATCAGTTAATGGAGCTGGTTAACCGGCACACGTTGCCGGTACGTATTTACCCACACGTAGATGCTACGCTGCTGACGGAACGGTCAACTTTTTTAGACGCTATTATACAGGCCCACCTACCCTGTCTGCTACGCTGTTTGACTTCAGCGACCCGCATAAGATTGACCTTCAACCGTTTTATTCTTCGTAATTTCCGGTTCAACGTTAGTCTACGGCGGTTTAGCTACATAATAGGTCGCAGCCTGACCGTTTTCAAACGCGATTTCCAACGGGTCTTCAATGAGTCGCCGGGTCGTTGGCTCCTGGAGAAACGGCTGCAGGAAGCCCGCTTTCTAATCGAGGTAAATCGGCAAAAAGTAAGTGACGTTTACCTGACAGTTGGTTTTGAAGACCTGTCGCATTTCTCCTACGCATTTCGCAGGCGTTTCGGTCAGTCGCCCCGGCAGCTAGGGCAATCTGTAATCCCTTAG